One window of the Rosa rugosa chromosome 3, drRosRugo1.1, whole genome shotgun sequence genome contains the following:
- the LOC133739913 gene encoding probable methyltransferase At1g29790: protein MGSVSLKIGDGTARFRRATLCSSAVNILMLFSVLTTNLFALYAFTSSPSPKDQQQAQHLLHHTQKNMSLISEQVSLILREIDSSQKKLAQMENDLLGYQTIDLSRPNTPNELKRFLQHHTLPLGKDSRTGITEMVASVGHSCEKSGDLLSQYMNYKVSGPCPDDWSLAQRLILRGCEPLPRRRCFAKTVPKVGLTTFPLSLWKNVSAKSVTWSGLGCKNFECLSSKKLSRECVGCFDLSNGGDEKQRFVKARSKNDFVIDDVLALGGGGMRVGFDVGGGSGTFAATMAERNVTVITNTLNIDAPYSEFIAARGLFPLFLSLDHRFPFYDNVFDLVHAASGLDVGGKPDKFEFLMFDIDRILRPGGLFWLDNFHCANEERKKDLTRLIERFGYKKLKWVVAVDAASGSSKFEVYLSAVLQKPVRL, encoded by the coding sequence ATGGGCTCCGTCTCTCTGAAGATCGGCGACGGCACCGCCAGATTCCGACGCGCCACCCTGTGCTCCTCCGCCGTCAACATTCTGATGCTCTTCTCCGTCCTCACCACGAACCTCTTCGCCCTCTACGCCTTCACCTCCTCCCCCTCCCCAAAAGACCAGCAGCAGGCCCAGCACCTCCTCCACCACACCCAGAAGAACATGTCCCTCATCTCCGAGCAGGTCTCCCTGATCCTCCGCGAGATCGACTCCTCCCAGAAGAAGCTCGCCCAGATGGAGAATGACCTCTTGGGCTACCAAACCATCGATCTTTCCCGCCCCAATACGCCTAATGAGCTCAAGAGATTCCTCCAGCATCACACCCTTCCTCTCGGCAAAGACTCGAGAACCGGGATCACCGAGATGGTGGCCTCCGTGGGACATTCCTGCGAGAAATCCGGGGATTTGTTGTCCCAGTACATGAACTACAAGGTCTCTGGGCCCTGCCCCGACGACTGGAGCCTGGCCCAGAGGCTGATTCTTCGCGGATGCGAGCCTCTGCCGAGGAGGAGGTGCTTTGCCAAGACCGTGCCCAAGGTTGGTTTAACTACTTTTCCGCTTTCGCTTTGGAAAAATGTTAGTGCTAAGAGTGTTACTTGGAGCGGTCTAGGGTGTAAGAATTTCGAGTGCTTGAGTAGTAAGAAATTGAGTAGGGAGTGCGTTGGTTGCTTTGATTTGAGTAATGGGGGGGATGAGAAACAGAGATTTGTTAAGGCTAGGAGCAAGAACGATTTCGTGATTGATGATGTGCTGGCTTTGGGAGGTGGGGGAATGAGAGTGGGGTTTGATGTTGGAGGTGGCTCTGGTACATTTGCTGCTACAATGGCGGAGAGGAATGTGACTGTGATCACCAACACTTTGAACATTGATGCCCCGTATAGCGAGTTCATAGCTGCTAGAGGGCTGTTTCCGCTGTTTTTGAGCTTGGATCATAGATTTCCTTTCTATGATAATGTGTTTGATTTGGTTCATGCTGCGAGTGGATTGGATGTTGGTGGAAAACCGGACAAGTTTGAGTTCTTGATGTTTGATATCGATCGGATCTTGAGGCCTGGAGGTTTGTTTTGGTTAGACAACTTTCATTGTGCCAATGAAGAGAGGAAAAAGGACTTAACCAGGTTAATTGAGAGGTTTGGATATAAAAAGCTGAAATGGGTTGTTGCAGTAGATGCTGCATCAGGGTCAAGCAAATTCGAGGTTTACTTGTCCGCAGTTCTGCAAAAACCAGTAAGACTATGA